The Myxococcales bacterium genome includes the window GCGATTGCCCGCGCCCTCTATGGCCGGCCGCAGCTGCTCTTGTGCGACGAGCCCACCGGCAATCTCGATTCCAAAACCGGCAGCGAAATCATCGAGTTGTTTCGCGACATCAATCGCAATGACGGCGTGACCCTTATGATCGTAACTCACGAAAAACGCGTCTCCAGCGTAGCCACCCGGCTGCTCACCCTGCACAAGGGTGCGTTGGTCGAAAACCAATCTGACGATGGCCTCGACGGAGGCGCCGCCTAATGCGCGCCGGTACCCTCGCGCGCGTCGTCCTCGCGGGCGCCTTTCGCTCGCCCAAAGAGTTTGCGCTGTCGTCGCTTGGCATCGTCGTCGGCATCGCGGCATTCGTCTTGTTCGTCGCGCTGGCGCTCGGCGTGCGCAAGGTCATTGTCAAGGTCTTTCCGCTCGAGCAGGTCGAGGTCGCCGCGCCGCTGACGACGTTTGTGGGCAAGAACACGAGCAAGCAGATCGGCGACGAGGTGGTCGCGAGTATTCGCGCCAGGCCAGAGGTGGCGTGGGCGTTGCCGCGCATGGCGGTAGGGTTTCCCGCAGGCGTCACCGGCTCGTTTGGCAGCGCGCAGCTCCCGGGCTTTCCAATGATCGCCGATGGCATCGATCCAAGCTTTCTGGCCGATGACAAAGATCTTGCCGATTTGTTTCGCGACTGGGAGACCCCCGAGCACATTGGGCCCGCCTGCGTCCCGCCAGGCCCAGATGCGCCGGCGTCGCGCAATCCGTGTCCCAATCCCGAGCGGCAATATTGCGATCCGACCGACCAGATGTGTCACTACCGGGTGCCGGGCGTGCTGTCACAGACGGTGCTCGAGCTCTACAACACCATCGCCAATTCCAACGGCCTGCCGGTCATCGGCTCGGCCGAGCGCCTCGCGCTGCGTTCGCAACTTGGACGGGCGCGCTTCGTGGTGTGGCTGGGGACGTCGGTCGTCGGCGGCAACAACGTGCAGGTCGGCTCGCGGCAGCGCTATGTCGAGGGCATGGTGATCGGCATCAGCCCCAAGGCGATGCAGCTAGGCGCCACGGTGCCCATTCAATACGTCCAGCGGTGGAATCGTGAGTTTCTCAACGAACAGGCGGGCTCCACGTATTCATCGGTCATGGTCAGCCTCAAATCGCGCGAGCAGGTCGCGCCCTTTGCGCAATGGGTCGATGATGGCCTGGGGCTGCGCCTGGTCGATTCGCTGGGCAAGGATTTCGCGACGGCGGTGTTTCTCATCGGCGCGCTCTTCGTGGCGATTTCCGTGATCATCCTCAGCATCGCGGCGATCAACATCTCGCACAGCTTGTTCTTGCAGGTCAGCGAACGGCGGCGCGAGCTTGGCTTATATCGCGCGCTCGGTGCCAAACGCCTCGACGTTAGGCTGATGATCTTGGGTGAGGCAGGGCTGCTCGGCTTCGTCGGCGGTGGCGTCGGCGTCGCGGCGGCGCGTGGTCTGGGCTGGCTTGGCGATTGGGCCGCCCGCTCGTTTTTGCCGAATTTTCCGCACAAGCCGGATTCGTTCTTCGCATTTGAGCCGTGGATCTTCGCCCTCGGCCTTGGCATCGCGGTCGTCTTTTGCGTCGTCGGTGGCTTCTTGCCGGCCCGCGCGGCGAGCAAGCTCGCCCCCGCAGTCGCATTGTCGCAGCCGTAGCCGCCCGCCAGGCCCCGGGAGACGAAAGTTTGG containing:
- a CDS encoding ABC transporter permease, whose translation is MRAGTLARVVLAGAFRSPKEFALSSLGIVVGIAAFVLFVALALGVRKVIVKVFPLEQVEVAAPLTTFVGKNTSKQIGDEVVASIRARPEVAWALPRMAVGFPAGVTGSFGSAQLPGFPMIADGIDPSFLADDKDLADLFRDWETPEHIGPACVPPGPDAPASRNPCPNPERQYCDPTDQMCHYRVPGVLSQTVLELYNTIANSNGLPVIGSAERLALRSQLGRARFVVWLGTSVVGGNNVQVGSRQRYVEGMVIGISPKAMQLGATVPIQYVQRWNREFLNEQAGSTYSSVMVSLKSREQVAPFAQWVDDGLGLRLVDSLGKDFATAVFLIGALFVAISVIILSIAAINISHSLFLQVSERRRELGLYRALGAKRLDVRLMILGEAGLLGFVGGGVGVAAARGLGWLGDWAARSFLPNFPHKPDSFFAFEPWIFALGLGIAVVFCVVGGFLPARAASKLAPAVALSQP